From Alloacidobacterium dinghuense:
CTCCCGCATCTGCTTACGCAGAGCCCGAATACGCCCTAAATGATTCCTCACTCACAAAGTTATAGCAGGTGTGAAGGCTGTCATCCTGAGCAACGCGAAGGATCTGCATTTCCTAACCAACCGCACGATAACGGCGGACCCATCCCGGACATAGCGAAGGGTGGAAAGACACAAACTTAACCAACCTTTTCAGTCCGCCAACGAATCTCCTCTATACTTGCCCTTTCACCATGCAGCGTGTTTACTCCAAATTCCTACTGTCCGCCGTTTCCCCCGAGCGCTTCCCACTGCCAACCATGCCCGAGATCGCCTTCCTCGGCCGTTCCAACGTTGGCAAATCAAGTCTGTTGAACGCGCTTCTGGGCTCGAAGCAAGCACACGTTTCATCTACCCCCGGACGCACCCGCGCCATCAACTTCTTCTCAATCACCGACTCCCCCGAGCGCCAGCAGCCACAAATGTACTTCGCCGATCTCCCCGGCTATGGCTATGCGAAGCTTTCAAAATCCATCTCCGCGGAGTGGCCAAAATTTATCGAGCCCTACCTCGCCGACCGCCCGACATTAGCGCTGTGTTTCTGTCTCGTTGACAGCAATATCCCTCCGCAAAAGAGCGACGCGCAGCTCATCCATTTTCTAAGGTCCTACAACCGCCGTTTTCTCGTCGTCGGGACCAAGGCCGACCGCCTCTCGGGCAATGCACGCGTCAAAGCACAAGCCGACCTCCGCAAAGGACTCGCGGTCGAAGATCTCCTCCTGTGCTCCTCAAAAACCGGCGCTGGATTGAAAGAAGTGTGGTCAGCGATCTATAAAGCAGCCGAAGAATGAACCACCGTTTGGCCATCACTTGAAATCTGAACCGGCACGGCAATCTCTCCCGACCGCGTGCGCTCCTGCAGAAGTTCAACGAAGCGCGCAAGTTCTTCGGCATGCATTCGCACATAGCGCTCGCGTGACAAACTTTTTTGCAGATAGCGCGGAGCCAGCCGGATCCACTGTACCCGCTGATCCGTAGCGCCTTTCAATGTATCCAGGGCCACTGCGTCCACGCGCGGCAGCCACTGCGCTGCATCCTGCGAAACACTCCACGTCACAATCAGGCAGTCCGTGTTCGCCACAGCCGCCGGCAGCACCTTCGCACCGCGCTCAATAAAGCCTGCAAATTGCAATCCGCCACAAGCCACAAGATCAGGCTGCACGCCACGCTCCAGCATCTCGGCAACCACGCGCTCCGGATCGCCCACCAGGGCCACAGCAACGGGCTGCTTCTTGCGGATTTCGTTCTTCAAAATCCGCAATGCCTCATCCAGGCTGTTCACCATGAAATCGCAAAGCCCCTGCCGCACCGCCTGTTTCACCCGAGCCGCATCCGCATCCACGCCCAGCGACGCTGCACCGGCAATATTCGCAGCAACCGCCGTCGCTAACCCGCGGCCATCCAGTTCGCCATAAAACACCAGTAAACCACCGGGCTCCGGCGCAATCGACGTCAAAGCCTCAAAGTGATCAAAGACTTCCGCTGTATCGGGAATATTCTGATCGACCAACATGCTTCTTTAGATGTTAGTCGTTCTCATCCAGGGCCGATCAGAGTGCAGAATCCGCTTTCTGTATGCCAAAATAAGAAACGGCAAGACTTACGGGCCGAATCACCAGCTCGAATAAGGCTGCCCGTTGCTTCCTACCTGCTCTGACCCGCTGTGTACATCGTTAATCCCAGGGTCAGACTGGTCCACGCTCTCGAGCACGTCGCTGGTCGCCGTCACCCACGTTGTCGGGCTATGCGTCATCGGATCGACGGGAACTTCCTTGAGGTATCCACCCTGCACAAGATCATCCAGTGACTGCGGCCCTTTCTCCTTATCCATCGTGTAGGAGTCGATGGCCCGTCGCATCGTGAAAAGGTCTTCTTTCAGTACCGCTTCGCGTGCAGATTTGATGGATGCAATGAAAGCGGGAACCGCGATCGCGGCCAGCACGCTGATGATCAGCATCACCACCATCAGCTCGACCAGCGTAAAGCCGCCCGCCTGCAACCAGGGCCTACGTGTTGTTCTCTCAGACCGCATCGTCACCACGTGTTGTACTTCGTTCCGTCCAGCGCCGTTCCATCCGACTTCGAATACACGTCGAACACATTTTGTCCGCCCCAGGAATCGCTGTTCGGATCATCCTGCATCGACCGCATTCCCCAGTCATCCTTGCCCGTCATCGGATCGACCGGGATTCGCCGCAAAAACCTGACCTTCTTGCCCTGCACATCCACTCCATCCACAAGCGTCTGCAGATCCGGCGGATAGTTATAGCTGTCCACCTTTGTCATGAAGGCATTGCGCTCGGCCGCATCCTTGTAATGATCGATCCCGTCGCGCATCTGCCAAAGGTCGTACCGAAGCTCTCGCTCCTTTATCCGCTTTGCTTCCAGCCGAGTCAGCGGAATCGCCGCCGACGCCAGAATCGCAAGAATCGCCACAGTGACGATCAGCTCCACCAGCGTAAGACCGGCTTCGCCGCGCCTGGATTTAGCTTGAAAACACATCAGCAAACAACCACAACGAATCGTCGCGTGAGCTGAAACCGCCGCGCACTACTGCACATGAACCACCGCCTGCGATCCAACTGCCGGCACCACCTGCTGCGAGCTGTTTCTCACCATCGGCCGCGTAATCGCAATCGACGCATCTCCTGGCGCCTTCGCCTGGAAGGTCAGCAGCAGCACCGATCCCGAGCCGCTGATCCCGCCCGCACCCGGCGGCCGCGAAGCTGAAATCGCCACGCCACCACTGCCATCATCCCGATGCACCAGCGCCACTGCCTGTCCATCCTTGCCCAGCAGCGTCCCTAAATCCACATTGATGAGGGTCAGCTTCGAGCTGTCGTACTGCATCTGCAGCGGCACCGAGAAGATATCCTGCCCTCCCGAAAGGTTCACCGCCACCTGGAAACTTCCACCCACCTTCTGTGCCGCCGGAGGCGAAGCCAACTGCAGACTCACCGGAGCGCCGGCATTCGCCTGCTGCTGCATCTGGCTCACGGCACTCGCCGCCGCGCCTTCAGCCGTCTGCCCTGGCACACTACCCGCCTGCGGAACCGGCTGAACTGCCGGAGTTGGCTGAGGAGGCGCCGCCTGCCCCTGGATTCTGCGCAATTCGATCGTGTTCGTCGTGCCCGAATCGATCTGCCGCGTATTAAGCGGAGAAATCTGCGCAGCCCGCACCACGTGCGGAATCACAACGAAGACGATCTCGTCGTCGATGACTTCATGCGTCTCAGACCCGAAGATGTAACGCAGAATCGGCAGCTCCGCCAATCCCGGCGTGCCGCTCAATGACTTATTGTCTTGCCGCGTAAGAATGCCGCCCAGAATGCTAGCCTCGCCCTCCTTCAGGCGAATCGTCTGCTCTGAGCTGTCATTCTTGATAATCGGTTCGTTGATGCCGCCCAGGTTCACAGTACCGCTCTGCGATGAGACCTCGATCTTCAACTTGATCGTCACGTCGCGGTCATAGTGCACCGTCGGCTTCATGTCGATATTTACGCCCACGTCCAGATACTGGAACTGTGTATTCACCAGCGAGCTTACAATCGCCGTCGCCGCGCCCGTCTGGTACGACCCAGTAGCCACCGGCAGCTTTTCACCGATTTTGAGCGTGGCCTGTTGACCGTCTGAAGCACGCACGCGCGGATTCTGCAACAGCTTCGTATCGGAATCGCTGAGCAAAAGATTGACCGTTGACTGCCCGATCGTTACGGCAAAATTCGTCGCATTCAGGTGCGCAAGATCGTTCAGCGTCAAACCATTGCTCGTACTCGTACTACTCGTGCTGGTTGAAGATGACGAAGACGATGTAGAAGTTGAACTCTGGTTTGCATTCGACTGCTGGAAGTTGATCGTCGCCGTCTGCGGCAACTGAATACCGATTTGCCGCAGCTTGTCGCGGTTCACTTCCATCACCGCAACGTCGACCACAACCTCCGCCCTCGCTTTGTCCAGATCGTTGATCAGCTTTTGCGCCAGCAGCAGCTCATCCGGAGTACCGCGCATGATGATCGCATTCTGGCTCGGCACCGCATACAGCTTCGCAGTCGTAAACACGTTGCGCAGCGCTGTCTGCACATCGTTCAGGTCCTGCTGCTGCGAAACGTTGGTCAGGTAAAACGTTTGTACCGCCTGTTCGTCCAGTTCCGCGCGCTTGCCGCGATTGTTCTGTGCTACGAAAATCGTGTTCGAGGTAATCGGCCGCCAGAACGTATTTGTAATCGTGCCGATAATCCTCAGCGCGTCGTACAACGACACATTGGTCAGATCCACCTGCACGCGCTTCGACGTGTATTCCGGATCGAACAGCACATTGACGCCTGCCGCCTTGCCCACCGTCTGGTAGACGATCTTGCTGTCTTCCACCATGTGCAGCGTGATCGGTTCATTCGACAGCGGCTTCAGTTCCAGCGGTCCGCCAATGTCGTTCAACGCCGCGGTCGCATTCGGCGAAACCGAGGTCTCCTGGTTCGGAGGCGCATTCAACTTATCCCGCGTCGCCCGAATCTCCTGCTGTGCCAGCTCGTTGCTGGGGTCGATTTCGATCGCATGCAGAAATTCGGTCAGCGCGCCGGTGTTATCGCCCTGGTCACGCAGCTTTTGGCCTTTGTGGATATGTGCAGCGGCAGCGCCGAAACGCGTACGCTCATAGGCGGTCTTGTAGCGCAGGTCTTTAGGATCTTTCTGGAAGGCCTTGTAATAGTCCTCGTAAGCCGTCTCTACATCGTCCTTGGCTTCGGCGTTTATGCCCTGCTTATAAAACGACTTTGCAGACTGCGCATGGGCCGTAACGGAAGAACCCAAAAGAAAAACAAATCCAAGAAAAAAAAAGCACAGTTTCACGGCTCTATAATTCATGCAACTCCAGGCAACCATCTCTGGGGAGGAAATTCGTAGAAGGGCTTGCGAGGCATCTTCTGACAGAGGAATTCGGGCCAACCACCAGCTTCTCTTCATGCCACGACGCTGGCCGATTATAGCATCGCAATCCCCGTGAAAAGATACATCTGCCTTGCATGCTAGCATTAGATTTTGTACCCATGGCCCGCCAAACCAGCCATCAGGTGGCTCCGGCCGCCCCTCCGAAATCCAAACCCCAGTCGCGGCCCAGAGACCCGGTCGCGTCCGGCACCCGTGATGCGTCTGTCAACCGCGCTGCCGGACACAACTATTTCCTCCTCGACAAATTCGAGGCGGGCGTCGCCCTCCTTGGGACAGAGGTCAAGTCCATCCGCGAAGGCAAAGCCAATCTCAAAGACGCCTACGGCATCATCAAAGACGGCGAGGCCTTTCTGCTCAACGCGCATATCGGTCCGTACTCTCACGGCAGCTACACCAATCACGAGTCGCTCCGCACTCGTAAGCTATTGCTGCACAGCGAGGAAATCCGCAAACTACTGAGCAAGACGCAGCAAAAGGGATTTACGCTCATCCCCACCCGCCTTTATTTCCGCAACGGGCGCGTTAAGTGCGAATTAGCCGTAGCCAAAGGTAAGCAGGACTGGGATAAGCGCGAAACCGAACGCCGCCGCGAAGCCGATCGCGAAGCCCGAGCGGCAATCGCCCGCAATAAGGGTGCGTGAAAACCTCGCTGCCTAGGACTCGCGCGATTCGCGCCTGAATAAAAACGCCTTCACGACGCCGATCCGCCGTTAGCCCTCTCGGAACAATGAAGCCGCCGGACGCCTGATCAGCCCCGATGAAAAGGTGCTCTGCTTCGGGTGCCACGCCACGAATGCAGCTCACGGAGCCCAGCTGACGCTGGTTAAGATGATTCCGCACCTGGGCCGAAATTGCCATGCAGGGAAAGCCTAGTATTGAGAATATTCGCTTCCAGCCCTATCGCCTTACGGGCAGCCAATGTTACGACCCGGACAACGCCCCGGATGCTGTGTTGCTTGCCATAACCCACACGAAGAAGAGATCTCTCAGCCCGAGGATTACGATGCAGTGCCAGGCCTGCCATAACGGCGGGAAACCGGGAGCCAAGGCCTGTTCAGTCTCGAAAAGCAAGTGCGTGACCTGCCATATGCCCAAGATCGAACTGCCGGGAGGCCATTACAAATTTTCCGATCATCGCATCGGATCGTGAAATCCAATGAGCCCTATCCCTGAGTGACCTCGCCTTAGCGGCCCAGCTCTGTACCATCCGTGGCGCTGAAGGACGACAGGCCAAAATCCTTCCAATGGCTGTCGTGATCATCGTAGAAGCCGATGCCAGGATTCCCCGAGGTCCAGGGTCCAAACGCCCCAAACCCTCCTCCCGCAGCCCCCGAATCCGTAGCCTGCAGAATCTGTGTGCCGTTCTTATACAGGGTGATCACAGTCGGATTCGCCCCGGTTGCAGTGGCCCGAATCACGTCACCATCCGACAGATATGCTGAGCTATTCCCTGTCTCGAAGTTCCAGTAACTGCCGTTGGGACCATTCCATCGGGCAATGTGGCAATACGGCTTGTCAGGCATAACGCTGCAATAGGCTTCATAGCCCGTGATGCTGTGGTCAGCGATCGTCGTCCTGAGCCGCAATTCGACTTCGTGGCAGCAACCGCCCGTCGGTATTTTGTTGAGCTTGACCGTAGCCGTAGCCGTCTGTGTCGGGCTCCATGTGCCGGTAAGAATGGCAGTCGGATCGCCGTACTTGGTAGGCTCATCCACGCCATAAGAGAAACCGGAGACGGTTTGCACGTTGCCCCACAGACGCTCCCCTTCAAGAAAACTCCCGCCCGCCCAGAAACTCGCTCCCGCGTCGCTTCCTCCCACCCAGTTTCCGCTCTCACTGATCGGCTTCTCCGACCGTGGAAACGTGGTGCTGTAAAAATGCCCAGCTTTCGCACGTGTCGTACTCGTGGCGGTGGAACTGACTCTGCCCTCTCGGCAACCAATGACCAGCAATGTAAGGCAGACCGCAAAGATGGCTTGTTGGCGACGAATGGGTCGCCTTCCTGTGGCCATAATTCGATCCTGAATTGTCTTTTTTGGGGGAGTCTTGCGGCCATCATAGCAGGGACCGTGGAAGAAGATTTATGGCTCGAGCCCATACAGCAAGTCAACTCTAGTTCCCCGAACCGGCTGGCAACAACTAAAATATTAGTTACATTCTGCGACCAAATGCGTCTAATCAGTGGTCGGAAGGGACTAGAGCAAGCCACCAAACCCGGTCAAAATGCTGACTCAGAGTCGGTATTCGGTGTTGTGAAATGTTTCTGCCTGACGTCTTTCCTTGTTTCTTGGCCCGTAGCTTGCTTCGGCCTCTTCATGACCCTCGGGGAGT
This genomic window contains:
- the smpB gene encoding SsrA-binding protein SmpB, with product MARQTSHQVAPAAPPKSKPQSRPRDPVASGTRDASVNRAAGHNYFLLDKFEAGVALLGTEVKSIREGKANLKDAYGIIKDGEAFLLNAHIGPYSHGSYTNHESLRTRKLLLHSEEIRKLLSKTQQKGFTLIPTRLYFRNGRVKCELAVAKGKQDWDKRETERRREADREARAAIARNKGA
- a CDS encoding type II secretion system protein, yielding MCFQAKSRRGEAGLTLVELIVTVAILAILASAAIPLTRLEAKRIKERELRYDLWQMRDGIDHYKDAAERNAFMTKVDSYNYPPDLQTLVDGVDVQGKKVRFLRRIPVDPMTGKDDWGMRSMQDDPNSDSWGGQNVFDVYSKSDGTALDGTKYNTW
- a CDS encoding cohesin domain-containing protein; this translates as MNYRAVKLCFFFLGFVFLLGSSVTAHAQSAKSFYKQGINAEAKDDVETAYEDYYKAFQKDPKDLRYKTAYERTRFGAAAAHIHKGQKLRDQGDNTGALTEFLHAIEIDPSNELAQQEIRATRDKLNAPPNQETSVSPNATAALNDIGGPLELKPLSNEPITLHMVEDSKIVYQTVGKAAGVNVLFDPEYTSKRVQVDLTNVSLYDALRIIGTITNTFWRPITSNTIFVAQNNRGKRAELDEQAVQTFYLTNVSQQQDLNDVQTALRNVFTTAKLYAVPSQNAIIMRGTPDELLLAQKLINDLDKARAEVVVDVAVMEVNRDKLRQIGIQLPQTATINFQQSNANQSSTSTSSSSSSTSTSSTSTSNGLTLNDLAHLNATNFAVTIGQSTVNLLLSDSDTKLLQNPRVRASDGQQATLKIGEKLPVATGSYQTGAATAIVSSLVNTQFQYLDVGVNIDMKPTVHYDRDVTIKLKIEVSSQSGTVNLGGINEPIIKNDSSEQTIRLKEGEASILGGILTRQDNKSLSGTPGLAELPILRYIFGSETHEVIDDEIVFVVIPHVVRAAQISPLNTRQIDSGTTNTIELRRIQGQAAPPQPTPAVQPVPQAGSVPGQTAEGAAASAVSQMQQQANAGAPVSLQLASPPAAQKVGGSFQVAVNLSGGQDIFSVPLQMQYDSSKLTLINVDLGTLLGKDGQAVALVHRDDGSGGVAISASRPPGAGGISGSGSVLLLTFQAKAPGDASIAITRPMVRNSSQQVVPAVGSQAVVHVQ
- a CDS encoding type II secretion system protein; its protein translation is MRSERTTRRPWLQAGGFTLVELMVVMLIISVLAAIAVPAFIASIKSAREAVLKEDLFTMRRAIDSYTMDKEKGPQSLDDLVQGGYLKEVPVDPMTHSPTTWVTATSDVLESVDQSDPGINDVHSGSEQVGSNGQPYSSW
- the yihA gene encoding ribosome biogenesis GTP-binding protein YihA/YsxC, which produces MQRVYSKFLLSAVSPERFPLPTMPEIAFLGRSNVGKSSLLNALLGSKQAHVSSTPGRTRAINFFSITDSPERQQPQMYFADLPGYGYAKLSKSISAEWPKFIEPYLADRPTLALCFCLVDSNIPPQKSDAQLIHFLRSYNRRFLVVGTKADRLSGNARVKAQADLRKGLAVEDLLLCSSKTGAGLKEVWSAIYKAAEE